In the genome of Oscillospiraceae bacterium, the window GACAAAGCTCAGGCTTCATTTGAAACTGCATTGAAAGCGGTAGCACTGAATCCTGTCCGCGCGGTCGAAATCAAGCTGTATTTATCAAAAATATATATTCAAACCGGATCAATATCAGACGCAAGAAGAATTATACAAGGATTGTCAGGCGAACGTATGCTCCCCTGTGATCTCGACGAATATAAAATGCTTGCAGAGTGTTTAAATTAAGCATTTACAGAAGAGATGTTTAATCCGACATCTCTTCTTCTGTTATTATTAACTCATCATTTAAATAATTACCGCAAAACAAGAATTATTTAATTGCTGTTTTAATAAGTCCTTGAGCTTCGCTTGTACGACAGCGTCAGCAGCTTTGCATTATTAATAATCTGCGGAAATTGTTTTCATGTATGAAACCTGCGGCATATAAAATTAATTTAATGCAGTTAGAAAGGATATACAATGGAAAGACTAAAGAAAATTGACATGCATGTTCACAGCACTCCTGAACGGTTTATCGAGCGGATAAACGGAGGAACATATGCCACGCCGGACGAGTTAAGAGTTATATATGATAAGTTCGGCATTGAGAAAGGACTTTTACTGCCAAGCGGAATGTATGCGGCATCCACATATGATGTCATATCTCCCAGAGAAGCATATCATCTTGTTCAGAATTATCCGGAAACTCTCGGATGGTGGTTCTGCAATGTCAATCCGGCATGGGGTGACAATACGGCTGCATTTGATCTCAACCATTTTTTGAATTTTTTCAAATCAAAAGGCGCCAAAGGTCTTGGCGAGCTTACGGAAAACAGATTCTTTGACGATCCGTTCATGCGCAATCTCTTTAGACATTGCGAAAAATGCGACATGCCAATAACCTTTCACATTGGAGATATGAGCGGGGATTACGGCATTGTAGATTCTCTCGGTCTTCCCGGTTTGGAAAAAACTCTGTCAGATTTCCCCGAACTAATGCTTATCGGACATTCTCAGAAATTCTGGGCGGAGATAAGCGGAGACGCCGACGAAAAAACACGCAGCGGTTATCCCAAGGGAAAGGTCGCCAAAGGAGGCAGAGTTCCGTACCTCTTAAAAAAATATCCGAATATGTATGCCGATCTTTCAGCAGGCAGCGGATACAACGCAGTCACTCGGGATCCTGAATTCGGATATGAATTTCTTGAGGAATTTCAGAATAAACTGTTTTACGGAACTGACATATGTGATCCGCGCAATATAACAAATCCTATGCTGCAGCTCGCAGAGTATCTTGATACTGCAATGGAGAATAAAAAAATAACATATACCGCCTATGAAAAGATATCACGGAAAAACGCTCTCGAATTACTGAACAGATAACAGTATTTCATAAGTATTATTTAATTTCCGTTTCTATTAAATAACGCAGCTCGCCGTATTTCAGTCACAAAAATGATCGCCAGCTAAAAAATATACATATGCATAGGTTTGATTCTCACGAGGTATATTATCTTGGCATCTAAACAATGATAGAAAATTTTCTCATTTTGAATAATGTCAATTTTTCCAATGATTAATAATATCACATTTTTTCGACTCTTATTGACACGGCGGCTGTTATGGTATAAAATAAGCCTCATAGAAAAAGCATATTCTGTGCAGAAAGTTGTGAATACCAATGGAAAGCAAAACACAAAAAAGAGTATTTAAAAACATAGGCGTTTTAACCGGAGGCGGAGACTCGTCCGGAATGAATGCGGCTGTGAGAGCGGTAACCCGCAGCGCGATTGCACGCGGAGTAAACGTGATCGGTATCAAAATGGCATACAGGGGGCTTATTGATAACATTACAGAGCAGCTGACACCGATCTCTGTATCCAACATAATAAACCGCGGAGGAACATTTAT includes:
- a CDS encoding amidohydrolase family protein, with the translated sequence MERLKKIDMHVHSTPERFIERINGGTYATPDELRVIYDKFGIEKGLLLPSGMYAASTYDVISPREAYHLVQNYPETLGWWFCNVNPAWGDNTAAFDLNHFLNFFKSKGAKGLGELTENRFFDDPFMRNLFRHCEKCDMPITFHIGDMSGDYGIVDSLGLPGLEKTLSDFPELMLIGHSQKFWAEISGDADEKTRSGYPKGKVAKGGRVPYLLKKYPNMYADLSAGSGYNAVTRDPEFGYEFLEEFQNKLFYGTDICDPRNITNPMLQLAEYLDTAMENKKITYTAYEKISRKNALELLNR